From the genome of Streptomyces sp. V2I9:
AGGGCGGCGGGGCGATCGACCTGGACGCCGCGACGCGCTACAAGGTGCTCGCCGCCTTCGACGGCTATCTGGAGACGCTGCCGGAGTCGAGCCTGGCCCGCCCCGACTCCTACCGGGTCAAGGACGTGGTGGGCCGCCGGGGCATCGGGATCGGCTCCGCCGGTCTGCCCTCGTACAACATCCTGCTGGAGGGCAACAGCGACGCCCTGGAGAACGACGTCGTGATCTACCTCAAGCAGGCGCAGACCCCGGCGGTCTCCCGGCACATCACGGACGCCGCCGTGCGGGAGTACTTCCAGCACGAGGGGCACCGCACGGTGATCTCGCAGCGGGCGCTCCAGGCGCACGCGGACCCCTGGCTGGGCTGGACCGAGCTGGACGGGGCCGGCCAGCTGGTCGCCGAGGTCTCTCCGTACGCGGTCGACCTGGACTGGTCCGACATCGACGAGGTGGACGAGATCGCGGCGGTCGTGGCGGACCTGGGCCGGGCGACGGCCACGATGCACGCGGCGGCGGACGACGAGAGCGGGCACTCACTGGTGCCGTTCTCCACGGAGCGGGCGATCGACGCGGCGATCGCCGCCGACGAGGAGGGCTTCGCGCCGATGCTGGTCGACTTCGCCCACAGCTACGGGGCACGGGCCCGCACGGACCACCGGATCTTCGTGGACCTCTTCCGCAACGGGAGGATTCCGGGGCTGCGGGGGCCCGCCTGATCCGCGGGGCCGCCACGATGGGCCCCGGCCGCCCTGCGGACTCTCAGCCTCTTTTAAGGTCCGCTTACCTCGGCGCATGACACACTTTCCGGCGATGGACATCTCAGGGACGCAGCTCAGGGTCGCGCGCGCGGCGGTCTTCACCGCGCTCGTCGTCACCCTGTCCACGGCGTCCCATGTGCTGCTCTCCCGCGTCCCCCTGCCGCTGACCGCGGTCGCGCTGCTGGCAGCCGCGGTCTTCGCCGTGGCCTACGCGCTGGCCGGCCGGGAACGCGGCTTCGGCGCGATCGCGGGGCTGCTGGTCCCGCTGGAGCTGGCCGCCGACACGCTCTTCACCACGGGCCAGCACCTCTGTTACGGGGCGGCCGGTGGCCCGGTCGCGGGCCCGCTGCGCGCAGTGGGCTTCGACGTGCTGTGCGGCGGCGAGGTCGGCACGGGCGGCGCCCGGATCGCGGGCGTCGGCGCGGTGGGGACCCCGCTGGCCGACGTGGCCGGGGCGGGCGACCGCGCGGCGGCGCTGCTGGCCCATCCCGGTCCGGCCGTTCCGTGGCTGCTGCTCGTCGCGCATGTGGCGGTCGGGCTGCTCGCCGCGGCCTGGCTGCGGCGCGGCGAGGCGGCCCTCGCGGGGCTGGTGCGCACGGCGGCCCTGCTGGCGTTCCGGCCGCTCCTGACGGCGGTCGCGGTGGCCGGCGCGGGCGTCCGGTCCTCGGCCCGCCGCTCCCGGCCCGCCGGGCGGCCGTACCCGCCGGCGGCCACCCGTTTCCTCGTGCACTGCGTGGGGCGCAGGGGCCCGCCACCCGTGACGTACGCCGCTGCCTGAGAGCACGGCGGCGCGACGACGGCAGCACCCCTTCACGCCCCACACGCACCCACGGAGAACGATCATGAGCAAGCGCAACACCCAGGCGAACAAGGCTGCGGCCCGCGAGCGGCTGCGCGCCGAGCGCGAGCGCCAGGCCAAGAAGGACAAGACCCGCAAGCAGCTCGTCGTCGCGGGCTCGGTCGTCGCGGCCCTCGCCGTGATCGGCGGCATCAGCTTCGGCGTGATGCAGCTGAACAAGCCGGGCGCCTGGGAGGAGGCCGCCGACGCGAAGAACGTCACCGCGCCGAAGAACACCTCGGGCGAGGACGGCACCACCGTGGTGGTCGGCAAGCCGAGCGCGAAGAAGACGCTGGAGCTGTACGAGGACTCGCGCTGCCCGGTCTGCGCCACGTTCGAGCAGGGCGTCGGCGAGACCGTCTCGAAGGACGTCGAGGCCGGCAAGTACAAGGTCAGGTACGTCGGTGCGACCTTCATCGACAACACCGACAACGGCGAGGGCTCCAAGAACGCCCTGAGCGCGCTCGGCGCGGCGCTGGACGTGAGCCCCGAGGCGTTCATGGAGTACAAGGCCGCCCTGTACTCGGCGAAGTTCCACCCCGCGGAGAGCGACGACAAGTTCGCCAAGGACAGCTACCTGATCGAGGTGGCGGATTCGGTCGACGCGCTGAAGGGCAACGAGGACTTCCGGAAGAACGTCGAGGACGGCACGTACGACGCCTGGGCGATGAAGATGTCCAAGACGTTCGACAAGAGCGGGGTGCAGGGCACCCCGACCCTGATGATGGACGACAAGAAGATCACGGCCGAGGGCAGCGAGAACGCTCCGATGACGGCCGACGAGTTCACCAAGGCCATCGACAAGGCGCTCAAGGCGTAACGCCCTGCCGGGACTCCGTGGAACCCGGCGTTTCCGGGCGGTCCGACCGCCGGGGGACGCCGGGTTCCCGCGTTCTCCGCGCCTCTACAGCGTGGCCAGGAAACCGAGCGCGACCTTCCAGGTCTGCTCGGCGGCTGCCCGGTCGTAGTCGTGCCGGTCCGGATCGGTGAACAGGTGCCCGGCTCCGGGATAGCGGTAGATCTCCACGTCCGCGCCGGTGCGCTGCATCTGGAGGTACCAGCTGTTCAGCCAGTCGTGGGACTCGAAGGGGTCCGGGTCCGCGACGTGCAGCTGGACGGGCAGCTCGTCCACCGAGGCGTTCTCGGCGATGTCCGAGGTGCCGTGGAACAGCAGCAGTCCGCGGGCCTTCGCATCGCCGAGCGCCAGGGTCTGCGCGGTCGCCGCCCCGAAGGAGAAGCCGGCGTAGACGAGACCCTGGTCGGAGTAGGGCGCGGCGGCCAGCACGGCACGCCTGAGCAGCTCGTCCTTGCCGATCTCCTCCTTGTGGGCCATGCCCTCTTCCACCGTGTCGAAGGTGTGCCCCTCGAACAGATCGGGCACGCGCACCTCATGGCCGGCGTCCCTGAGGCGTGCGGCAGCCGCGTGCACGGCGGGCGTCAGCCCGTACGTCGAGTGGAAGAGCATGATGTTCATGAGGCCCATGGTGCCATTCGCACCCTTCATGGGCCGCCCTACCTCTGGGAGGACGAGCGAATGGAGAGCGTGCTGCGCCCGCTGATCGTCATCGGCGGTTCCGTGGTGGTCACGCTGCTGGTCGGCTGGGTGGTCGACCGGCTGCTGCGGCGGGCCGACAGCCGTCACCACGAGACCCCGCTGTGGGGCCTGCTGCGCCGCTGCCGGCCTCCGCTGCAGGTGGTGATCATCACGGCGCTGCTGCGCGGCAGCTACCGCCAGACGAGGATCGACTGGGTGTGGGAGCACCGGGCCGGGATCGGCCAGCTGCTGACCCTGGTGCTGATCGGCGCCTCGGCGTGGCTGGTGGTACGGATCGCGGCGACGGTCGTGGAGGCGAGTTACGCCCGGTACGCGACGGCCACCCGCGACCCGGCGCGGGTCCGCCGGGTCCGTACCCAGGTGACGCTGATCCAGCGGGTCGTCATAGCGATCGTCATGGTGGTCGCGATCGCCGCGATGCTCCTGACGTTCCCGCCGATGCGGGCGGTCGGGACGTCGATGCTGGCGTCGGCCGGTCTGCTCGGCATCGTCGCGGGTGTCGCCGCCCAGTCCACGCTCGGCAACCTCTTCGCCGGGCTCCAGATCGCGTTCGGCGACATGGTGCGGATCGGCGACACCGTGGTGGTGGACGGCGAGTGGGGCACGATCGACGAGATCACCCTGACGTTCCTGGCGGTTCGGACCTGGGACGAGCGGCGGATCACGATGCCGGTCTCGTACTTCACCAGCCAGCCGTTCGAGAACTGGTCGCGCGGCGGGGTGCAGATGACCGGCACGGTCTTCTTCCACCTCGACCACTCCGCTCCCGTCGCCGCGATGCGGGAGAAACTGCGCGACCTCCTCGGGGACATCGCCGCCTGGGACGGCCGGGACTGGTCGCTGGCGGTCACGGACACCACGCCGTCCACGATCCAGGTACGGGCCGTGGTCACGGCGAAGGACGCGGACGACATCTGGACGGTGCGGTGCGCGGTGCGCGAGCAGCTGATCGGCTGGCTGCGGGACCACCACCCGTACGCGCTGCCGCGGATCGCCACCGCGCCGGCCGTGCTGCCGCCGGGTGAGCAGTGGGCGGAGCTGACGGGCGCGGAAGGCAGGGCGAGCCGCAACGGGACCTCGTCGTCCGCCGACCCGGCCCCGCGCACGGGCCGCGGCTGACCGGCGCGGAGGGCGCCCGTCCGTCCCGACGGGCGGGAGCCCTCGGCTCACCGCAGTGAGCGCACGTCCAGGTACCGCAGCACCCGGTCCACGACCTCCGGGTCGGAGCCGGGCTCGCTGCGCGCGGAGAGCACCTCGTGGCGGGCGGCGGACATCATCTCGCGCTGGACCCGGCTGATGGCCTTGAAGCGCTTCGCCCGCTGCGCGTAGGCCTCGCGCCGCTCCTCGTCGACCATGTCGGGGCTGATCCGCGCCCCGATGTCGTACGCGGCGCGCTGGAGCCGCTCCAGCACGTCCTCGGGGAAGTCCTCGGCCTCCTGGATCTCCTTGAGGCGGCCTTTGGCGGCCTTGGCGGCCCGGATCGCGAGCTCCCGCTCCAGGGCCTCCTCGGCGGCGGTGTCGGCCCGGACCTTCAGCTTGCGCACCAGCCAGGGCAGGGTGAGCCCCTGGAAGACCAGGGTGACCATGATCACGGCGAAGGCGATGAAGATGATCTCGTCGCGGCCGGGGAAGGGCTGCCCGTCGTCGGTCTCCAGCGGGATCGCCAGCGCCAGGGCGACGGAGGCCACCCCGCGCATACCGGCCCACCACATCACGACGGTCTCGCGCCAGCTGGTGGGGATCTCCTCGCTGACGTCCCGCCGGGTGTGCAGCCGCTTGGCGAGCCAGGTCGCGGGCAGCAGCCACAGCAGCCGTACGCCGACGACGACGCCGACGATCACGAGTCCCCAGCCGACCATCTCCAGCGCGTGCCCGTCGGCGGTGCCGAACACGGTGTGCAGCTCCAGGCCGATCAGCCCGAAGGCCACCCCGGTGACCAGGGTGTCGACGATGTCCCAGAAGGTACGCCCGGTGAGCCGGCCCAGCACGTCGTCGGCGTCGGCGGTGTGCTCGGCGAGGAAGAGCGCGACGGTCAGGACGGCCAGCACGCCGGAGCCCATCAGCTCCTCCGCGAGGACGTAGGCGACGAAGGGCACCAGCAGGGTCAGGCCGACCTGGAGGGTGGCGTCGCCGAGCAGGTTCATCACCTTGATGGTGAGCCAGCCGAGCGCGAGCCCGACGACCACGGCGACGACGGCGGAGAGGACCAGCAGCCCGAACGCCTCGGGGAGCGAGAAGGTGCCGCCGACGGCGGCGGCGATGGCCACGTGGTAGAGCACGATGGCGGTCACGTCGTTGAAGAGGCCCTCGCCCTCCAGGATCGACACCAGACGGCGCGGCAGCCCCACCGAACCCGCCACGGCCGTCGCGGCGACCGGGTCGGGCGGGGCGACGAGCGCGCCGAGCGCGACGGCCGCGGCGATCTGCAGCCCCGGCACGATCGAGTGGGCGACCGCGGCGACGGCGGCCGTGGTGACGAAGACGAGCGCCACGGCCAGCAGGAAGATCGGGCGGCGGTTGGCGGCGAACTGCCGCCAGGAGGTGCGCTGCACCGTCGCGTAGAGCAGCGGTGGAAGCAGGGCGGGGAGGATGATCTCCGGCGGGATGTCGACGTTCGGCACGAACGGCATGAAGGCCATCGCGATGCCGGCGAGGGTCATCAGCACCGGCGCGGGCAGCCCGAGCCGGTCGCCCAGCGGCACCGTGACCACGGCTCCGAGCAGCAGCAGGAGCAGGAGGGACATCTGTTCCACGGAGGGCCTTCCGGAGCGTGCGGGTCCGGCGGGTCACAAGCGGCCGAACAGGGATCCACCCTGCCACGCCCGGTACGCGATTCGGGCGATACCCCCCTCTTCCGGCGCTCAGGCCGGGCGGATCTTCCGCCGCATGGCGCGGTGCGGCATGCCCGCGTCGGGGAACTCGGGGCCGTACGCGACGTATCCGAGCCGTTCGTAGAAGCCGAGGGCGTGGGTCTGGGCGTGCAGGTCGACGGCGGTCAGACCGAGCGTGCGCGCCTCGTCCTCGATGGCCCTCACCAGCGCCGCCCCGACCCCGAGGCCACGGGCCTCCCGGCCCACGGCAAGGCGGCCCAGCGAGCCGACGTCCGGGTCGCCGCCGGTCTTCCCGGCCGCGTCCGCGCCGTGCAGCAGCCGTCCGGTGCCGAGCGCGGTGCCGTCCGCCGCGACGGCCAGGACGTGCACCGCGGTCGCGTCGCAGGTGTCGTACTCCAGCTCCTCGGGCACGTTCTGCTCGCCGACGAAGACGTCCTTGCGGACCTGGAAGCAGGCCGCCAGCTCGCTCTCCTCGACGGCCCTGCGGACGGTGTACGGGGAGGGCGCGGACGTCACTGGCTCTCCGCCGCGATCACGTCGAGGGCGTGCTGGAGGTCGGCCGGATAGCCGCTGGAGAACTCCACCCAGCTTCCGTCGGCCGGGTGCTCGAAGCCCAGGCGGACGGCGTGCAGCCACTGCCGGGTCAGCCCGAGGCGCTTGGCCAGCGTGGGGTCCGCGCCGTAGGTCAGGTCGCCCACGCAGGGGTGGCGGTGGGCGGACATGTGGACCCGGATCTGGTGGGTGCGGCCGGTCTCCAGCTTGATGTCGAGGAGGCTGGCGGAGCGGTAGGCCTCGATCAGGTCGTAGTGGGTCACCGACGGCTTGCCCTCGGCGGTGACCGCCCACTTGTAGTCGTGGGTGGGGTGGCGTCCGATGGGGGCGTCGATGGTGCCGCTCATCGGGTCCGGGTGGCCCTGGACGAGCGCGTGGTACTTCTTCTCGACGACCCGGTCGCGGAACTGCGCCTTGAGCAGGGTGTAGGCCCGCTCGGACTTGGCGACGGCCATCAGGCCGGAGGTGCCGACGTCGAGGCGGTGGACGATGCCCTGGCGCTCGGCGGCGCCGGACGTCGAGATCCGGTAGCCGGCGGCGGCGAGGCCGCCGATGACGGTGGTGCCGGTCCAGCCGGGGCTGGGGTGGGCGGCGACGCCGACCGGCTTCACGATGACCACGATGTCGTCGTCGTCGTGGACGATCTCCATGCCCTCGACGGGCTCGGCGACGATCTGGACCGGCGGAGCGGCCTGCGGCATCTCCACCTCCAGCCAGGCGCCGCCGTGGACCCGCTCGGACTTCCCGGCCACCGAACCGTCCACCTGGACCTTCCCGGCGGCGGCCAGCTCGGCGGCCTTGGTGCGGGAGAAACCGAACATACGGGCGATGGCGGCGTCGACGCGCTCGCCCTCCAGGCCGTCCGGTACGGGCAGGGTGCGGATCTCGGGGTGCGTACTCACCTGTCGAGTATGCCTTGCGCGGAACGCCGCCCGCGCGGCCCGGTCAGTCCTTGTGGACGGTCCCGTCGGGGTCCAGCCCCTTGAAGGAGAGGATGACGATGAGGATGCCGCCGCACACGATGGCGGAGTCGGCCAGGTTGAACACGGCGAAGTGCTTGGGGGCGATGAAGTCCACCACCGCGCCCTCGAACACGCCGGGCGCCCGGAAGAGGCGGTCGGTGAGGTTGCCGAGCGCACCGCCCAGGAGGAGCCCCAGGGCGATGGCCCACGGCAGGCTGTGCAGCTTGCGGGCCAGCCGGACGATGACCACGATCACACCGGCGGCGATGATGGTGAAGATCACCGTGAACGCCTCGCCGAACCCGAACGCGGCGCCCGCGTTCCGGATCGCCCGGAACTGCAGCCAGTCCCCGATGATGTCGATCGGCGGCTGGTGCTCCAGCTTGGCGACCACGATCATCTTGGTGACCAGGTCCAGCAGATAGGCCACGACGGCCACGCTCAGCAGGACGAGGATCTTCCGCTTGCCCCGGCCCGCGTTCACGGCGGCGTCGGCGGCCGTGCTGCCGCCCTCGCCCGTGCCCTCGGCCTCGGGATCGTCCGGCGTACCGATGATGCGCTCCGCCTCTGCCACGTGAGTCCCTCAACCCTAGGTGCCTGCCTTCGGATGAGGGTACGACACACCTGTACGGATCAGCCGCGCCGCTCCTGCTTCTGCTTGTCCTCGACGCACAGGGTGGCCCGCGGGAACGCCTGCATCCGCGCCTTGCCGATCGGCTTGCCGCACACCTCGCAGAGCCCGTACGTCCCCGCCTCCAGCCGGGCCAGTGCCCGCTCGGTCTGCTCCAGCATCTCCTGGGCGTTGGCGGCCAGCGACAGCTCGTGCTCGCGGGTGATGTTCTTGGTGCCGGTGTCGGCCTCGTCGTCGCCCGCCCCGTCGCCGGAGTCCCGCATCAGCCCGGCCAGCGCCGCGCCGGACGCCTCCAGCTCGCTGCGGAGCCGCAGGATCTCGCTGGTCAGCAGGGTGCGCGCCTCGGTGACCTCGTCCGGCGTCCAGGGGTCCTCGCCGGGCCGGACGGCCAGCTCGTCGGGGGCGGCGGCGCGGGCCGGCGGCACAGGGGCCGTGGCCTGCGCACCTGCTGCGGAACGGCTCGCGCTCTTCTTGGCTACCACCGTGGGGGCTCCCATCTGCTCGGCGGCCGGGGCCGCCTCCGTGGCCGCCGGTGCGGCCTGCTCGCCGGCCGGCTTCGTACCGGCCGTCGTCCTCCGTGCCGCGGTCTTCTTCGCGGCCGTCCTCTTCGCCCCCGCCTTCTTGGCGGCGGCCTTCTTCGCGCTCCCGCCGGCCGTCTTCTTCGCGGCCTTCTTCGCCGTCCTCCTCGCGGGCCCGGCCGCTTCCCCGGCCGGTGGCTCGCGGGGGCCGTCGTGCTCGGCCGCGGTCTCGTCCGCCGTCTTCTTCGCCACCATGGCCGCGGCCCCTTCACATATTGTGATCTTGCACGCGAATCGTGCTGGGACGATAAATCGACTCCAGCCCCGCGGCAACGGGGCACGCCGCCCTCTCCCCCTCCCCCGCGTCCGGTCGTGGCGCACCTCCCACCGTTGTGCCCAGCTCACCGCCGGGTAATCCGGCTCGCGTGCCCCGTCCGCAGGTCCGCGCGCCCCGTCCCGCCACACGGGTCACGCCCGCGCGCCCGACAACCCGGTGGGCGCTCGCCCTACGGGCCCGTACACTGGCCCCAGCGAGAGGCATCGACGGGACGAGTAGCGCCGTACGCAGCCGTGAGCGACCCGGGGACGGTGGAAGCCCGGGGGCGAGCGCGTCGTGAAGATCACCCCGGAGCCGCCGGAAGAACACCCCGGACCGTGGATTCCACGGCACAGGGCCACTAGACCCGGCATCGCACCCCAATGAGGGGGCCACGGGCGCACGCCCGCGGCCAAGGAGGGTGGTACCGCGGGAGCCGAGACGCTCTCGTCCCTCCGACGGAAGTGGAAGACATCCGCCGGAGGAAGCCGCACATGACATCGCCGCAGTACCGCCAGGTACCCGCCCAGGTCGACCTGCCCGCGCTGGAGCACGCCGTGCTCGACTTCTGGCGCGAGAGCAAGGTCTTCGCCAAGAGCCTGGAGCAGTCCGAGGGCCGCCCCGAGTGGGTCTTCTACGAAGGCCCGCCCACCGCCAACGGCATGCCGGGCGCCCACCACATCGAGGCCCGCGTCTTCAAGGACGTCTTCCCCCGCTTCCGCACCATGCAGGGCTACCACGTGGGCCGCAAGGCGGGCTGGGACTGCCACGGCCTGCCGGTCGAGCTGGCGGTGGAGAAGGAGCTGGGCTTCAACGGCAAGAAGGACATCGAGGCGTTCGGCATCGCCGAGTTCAACGCCAAGTGCCGCGAGTCGGTGACCCGGCACACCGACGCCTTCGCCGAGCTGACGACCCGCATGGGCTACTGGGTCGACCTGGACGACGCATACCGCACGATGGACCCGGAGTACGTGGACTCCGTGTGGTGGTCGCTGAAGGAGATCTTCAAGAAGGACCTGCTGGTCCAGGACCACCGGGTCGCCCCCTGGTGCCCCCGCTGCGGCACCGGCCTGTCCGACCACGAGCTGGCCCAGGGGTACGAGACGGTCGTCGACCCCTCGGTCTTCGTCCGCTTCCCCCTGACATCGGGCCCGCTGGCCGGCGAGGCGTCGCTGCTGGTCTGGACGACCACGCCCTGGACCCTGGTCTCGAACACGGCGGTCGCCGCCCACCCCGACGTCCGCTACGTCGTCGCGACGGACGGCGAGGAGAAGCTCGTCGTCGCGGAACCACTGCTGGAGAAGGCGCTCGGCGTGGGCTGGGAGCCGACCGGCCTGTCGTTCACCGGCGCGGAGATGGAGCGCTGGAGCTACGAGCGCCCCTTCGCCCTGGTCGACTTCCCGGCGGAGGCGCACTACGTGGTCAACGCCGAGTACGTCACGACCGAGGACGGTACGGGTCTGGTCCACCAGTCCCCCGCGTTCGGCGCCGACGACCTCGTGGTCTGCCGCTCCTACGGCCTCCCGGTGGTCAACCCGGTCCGCCCGGACGGCACCTTCGAGGAGAACCTGCCGCTGGTCGGCGGCGTCTTCTTCAAGAAGGCGGACGAGACGCTCGCCGCGGACCTGGACGCGCGCGGCAAGCTCTTCCGCCACGTTCCGTACGAGCACAGCTACCCGCACTGCTGGCGCTGCCACACGGCACTGCTCTACTACGCGCAGCCGTCCTGGTACATCCGGACGACGGCCGTCAAGGACCGGCTGCTCCAGGAGAACGAGAAGACCAACTGGTTCCCGGAATCGGTGAAGAACGGCCGTTTCGGCGACTGGCTGAACAACAACGTCGACTGGGCGCTGTCCCGCAACCGCTACTGGGGCACGCCGCTGCCGGTCTGGCGCTGCGAGGACAACCACCTGACGTGCGTGGGCTCGCGCGCCGAACTGACGGAGCTGACGGGCAGGGACCAGTCGTCCCTCGACCCCCACCGCCCGTTCATCGACGAGATCACCTTCACCTGCACGCACGAGAACTGCCAGCTGGAGGCGTACCGCGTCCCGGAGGTCATCGACGCCTGGTACGACTCGGGTTCGATGCCGTTCGCGCAGTGGGGCTACCCGTACAAGAACAAGGAAGTCTTCGAGAGCCGCTACCCGGCGCAGTTCATCTCGGAGGCCATCGACCAGACCCGCGGCTGGTTCTACACGCTGATGGCGGTCGGCACCCTGGTCTTCGACAAGTCGTCGTACGAGAACGTGGTCTGCCTGGGCCACATCCTCGCCGAGGACGGCCGCAAGATGTCCAAGCACCTGGGCAACATCCTCCAGCCGATCCCGCTGATGGACCAGCACGGGGCGGACGCGGTGCGGTGGTTCATGGCCGCGGGCGGCTCCCCGTGGGCGGCGCGCCGGGTGGGCCACGGCACCATCCAGGAGGTCGTCCGCAAGACGCTCCTGACGTACTGGAACACGGTCGCCTTCCAGGCCCTCTACGCGCGGACCTCCGGCTGGGCGCCTTCCGGGGCCGACCCGGCCCCGGCGGACCGCACGGTCCTGGACCGCTGGCTGCTGAGCGAACTCAACGCGCTGGTGGACCAGATGACGGTGGCGCTGGAGAGCTACGACACCCAGCGCGCCGGCAAGCTGCTCTCGGCGTTCGTGGACGACCTCTCCAACTGGTACGTACGCCGCTCGCGCCGCCGCTTCTGGCAGGGCGACAAGGCGGCGCTGCGCACGCTGCACGAGGTGGTCGAGACGGTCACGCGGCTGATGGCCCCGCTGGTGCCGTTCATCACCGAGCGGGTCTGGCAGGATCTGGTCGTCCCGGTCACGCCGGACGCCCCGGAGTCGGTCCACCTGTCGTCGTGGCCCACGGCGGACGTCTCGGCGGTCGATCCGGCGCTCTCCTCCCAGATGGCGCTGGTGCGCCGCCTGGTGGAGCTGGGCCGGGCCACGCGCGCCGAGTCGGGGGTGAAGACCCGTCAGCCGCTGTCCCGCGCGCTGGTGGCGGCGAGCGGCTTCGAGGCGCTCTCTCCCGAACTGCGCGCCCAGATCACGGAGGAGCTGAACGTCACCTCCCTGGCGTCGCTCTCCGAGGTCGGCGGCTCGCTGGTCGACACGACGGCGAAGGCCAACTTCCGCGCCCTGGGCAAGCGGTTCGGCAAGGGCGTCCAGGCAGTGGCCAAGGCCGTGGCGAACGCGGACGCGGCAGCGCTCTCCCTGGCCCTGCGCGACGGTACGGCGTCGGTGGAGGTGGAGGGCGAGCGGATCACCCTGGCCCCCGACGAGGTCATCATCACGGAGACCCCGCGCGAGGGCTGGTCGGTCGCCTCCGACTCGGGCGCGACGGTCGCCCTGGACCTGGAGATCACGCCGGAGCTGCGCCGCGCGGGCCTGGCCCGTGACGCGATCCGCCTGATCCAGGAGGCCCGCAAGAACAGCGGCCTGGACGTGGCGGACCGTATCGCCGTCCGCTGGACCTCGACGTCCCCCGCGACGGTCGAGGCCCTCACCGAGCACGCCCCCCTCATCTCCGAGGAGGTGCTCGCCCCGGACTACGCGCAGGGCGAGGCCGACGAGACGTACGGCGAGCCCTTCGAGGACGAGGGCCTGGCGCTCACGTTCCGCCTGCGCAAGCGGTAGGGGCTGCCCGC
Proteins encoded in this window:
- a CDS encoding DsbA family protein; its protein translation is MSKRNTQANKAAARERLRAERERQAKKDKTRKQLVVAGSVVAALAVIGGISFGVMQLNKPGAWEEAADAKNVTAPKNTSGEDGTTVVVGKPSAKKTLELYEDSRCPVCATFEQGVGETVSKDVEAGKYKVRYVGATFIDNTDNGEGSKNALSALGAALDVSPEAFMEYKAALYSAKFHPAESDDKFAKDSYLIEVADSVDALKGNEDFRKNVEDGTYDAWAMKMSKTFDKSGVQGTPTLMMDDKKITAEGSENAPMTADEFTKAIDKALKA
- a CDS encoding TraR/DksA C4-type zinc finger protein, whose product is MVAKKTADETAAEHDGPREPPAGEAAGPARRTAKKAAKKTAGGSAKKAAAKKAGAKRTAAKKTAARRTTAGTKPAGEQAAPAATEAAPAAEQMGAPTVVAKKSASRSAAGAQATAPVPPARAAAPDELAVRPGEDPWTPDEVTEARTLLTSEILRLRSELEASGAALAGLMRDSGDGAGDDEADTGTKNITREHELSLAANAQEMLEQTERALARLEAGTYGLCEVCGKPIGKARMQAFPRATLCVEDKQKQERRG
- a CDS encoding Na+/H+ antiporter — its product is MEQMSLLLLLLLGAVVTVPLGDRLGLPAPVLMTLAGIAMAFMPFVPNVDIPPEIILPALLPPLLYATVQRTSWRQFAANRRPIFLLAVALVFVTTAAVAAVAHSIVPGLQIAAAVALGALVAPPDPVAATAVAGSVGLPRRLVSILEGEGLFNDVTAIVLYHVAIAAAVGGTFSLPEAFGLLVLSAVVAVVVGLALGWLTIKVMNLLGDATLQVGLTLLVPFVAYVLAEELMGSGVLAVLTVALFLAEHTADADDVLGRLTGRTFWDIVDTLVTGVAFGLIGLELHTVFGTADGHALEMVGWGLVIVGVVVGVRLLWLLPATWLAKRLHTRRDVSEEIPTSWRETVVMWWAGMRGVASVALALAIPLETDDGQPFPGRDEIIFIAFAVIMVTLVFQGLTLPWLVRKLKVRADTAAEEALERELAIRAAKAAKGRLKEIQEAEDFPEDVLERLQRAAYDIGARISPDMVDEERREAYAQRAKRFKAISRVQREMMSAARHEVLSARSEPGSDPEVVDRVLRYLDVRSLR
- the lspA gene encoding signal peptidase II, whose product is MAEAERIIGTPDDPEAEGTGEGGSTAADAAVNAGRGKRKILVLLSVAVVAYLLDLVTKMIVVAKLEHQPPIDIIGDWLQFRAIRNAGAAFGFGEAFTVIFTIIAAGVIVVIVRLARKLHSLPWAIALGLLLGGALGNLTDRLFRAPGVFEGAVVDFIAPKHFAVFNLADSAIVCGGILIVILSFKGLDPDGTVHKD
- a CDS encoding mechanosensitive ion channel family protein, whose amino-acid sequence is MESVLRPLIVIGGSVVVTLLVGWVVDRLLRRADSRHHETPLWGLLRRCRPPLQVVIITALLRGSYRQTRIDWVWEHRAGIGQLLTLVLIGASAWLVVRIAATVVEASYARYATATRDPARVRRVRTQVTLIQRVVIAIVMVVAIAAMLLTFPPMRAVGTSMLASAGLLGIVAGVAAQSTLGNLFAGLQIAFGDMVRIGDTVVVDGEWGTIDEITLTFLAVRTWDERRITMPVSYFTSQPFENWSRGGVQMTGTVFFHLDHSAPVAAMREKLRDLLGDIAAWDGRDWSLAVTDTTPSTIQVRAVVTAKDADDIWTVRCAVREQLIGWLRDHHPYALPRIATAPAVLPPGEQWAELTGAEGRASRNGTSSSADPAPRTGRG
- a CDS encoding GNAT family N-acetyltransferase, whose amino-acid sequence is MTSAPSPYTVRRAVEESELAACFQVRKDVFVGEQNVPEELEYDTCDATAVHVLAVAADGTALGTGRLLHGADAAGKTGGDPDVGSLGRLAVGREARGLGVGAALVRAIEDEARTLGLTAVDLHAQTHALGFYERLGYVAYGPEFPDAGMPHRAMRRKIRPA
- a CDS encoding DUF2252 domain-containing protein, which encodes MSETQTGAEQRGEQILAVFDTAFGELLAADPAAFRVKFRKMAGSAFAFYRGTACLFYGDLGRERHGGPYVDERTGRVWIHGDLHAENFGTYMDANGRLVFNVNDFDEAYVGPFTWDLKRFAASVALIGYAKALSDEQITDLVGIYAAAYRERIRALASGAKNDEVPPFTLDTADGPLLGALRAARSRTRFSLLDSMTVIRDFERRFAEGGGAIDLDAATRYKVLAAFDGYLETLPESSLARPDSYRVKDVVGRRGIGIGSAGLPSYNILLEGNSDALENDVVIYLKQAQTPAVSRHITDAAVREYFQHEGHRTVISQRALQAHADPWLGWTELDGAGQLVAEVSPYAVDLDWSDIDEVDEIAAVVADLGRATATMHAAADDESGHSLVPFSTERAIDAAIAADEEGFAPMLVDFAHSYGARARTDHRIFVDLFRNGRIPGLRGPA
- a CDS encoding RluA family pseudouridine synthase, with the translated sequence MSTHPEIRTLPVPDGLEGERVDAAIARMFGFSRTKAAELAAAGKVQVDGSVAGKSERVHGGAWLEVEMPQAAPPVQIVAEPVEGMEIVHDDDDIVVIVKPVGVAAHPSPGWTGTTVIGGLAAAGYRISTSGAAERQGIVHRLDVGTSGLMAVAKSERAYTLLKAQFRDRVVEKKYHALVQGHPDPMSGTIDAPIGRHPTHDYKWAVTAEGKPSVTHYDLIEAYRSASLLDIKLETGRTHQIRVHMSAHRHPCVGDLTYGADPTLAKRLGLTRQWLHAVRLGFEHPADGSWVEFSSGYPADLQHALDVIAAESQ
- a CDS encoding dienelactone hydrolase family protein is translated as MGLMNIMLFHSTYGLTPAVHAAAARLRDAGHEVRVPDLFEGHTFDTVEEGMAHKEEIGKDELLRRAVLAAAPYSDQGLVYAGFSFGAATAQTLALGDAKARGLLLFHGTSDIAENASVDELPVQLHVADPDPFESHDWLNSWYLQMQRTGADVEIYRYPGAGHLFTDPDRHDYDRAAAEQTWKVALGFLATL